In Helianthus annuus cultivar XRQ/B chromosome 3, HanXRQr2.0-SUNRISE, whole genome shotgun sequence, a single window of DNA contains:
- the LOC110931124 gene encoding serine/threonine-protein phosphatase 7 long form homolog, with translation MNSKNEAHIEVFTYEHKAKHSVNNFNIKRSFNPFITDKYLVKFSQPKMNFECHPGPINASVLFLGNNHRAFEVFKNPTAYDVPLNIRRSDRTFWQHMKENPVSGRVEGLIHAAGFSGILQIGYKYVDHALITALVERWRPETHTFHLPFGETTVTLQDVNVLWGLPIDGLPISGADTGMSMYTVRDKCQTVLGFTPEEAHVKGKRVMSSRVLAQITSSNFSENEASDEDCIFRARQIIFYLIGCTIFPDNANNLIDVKFLEFLVDLPACSGYSWGGAVLALLYKNLCNATTPNAIAITGPVALLQVWAWERFRCFAPAIARFQYNAPLAAR, from the coding sequence ATGAATTCGAAAAATGAGGCACATATTGAAGTCTTTACATACGAACATAAAGCAAAGCACTCGGTCAACAATTTCAATATCAAACGAAGCTTCAATCCTTTCATTACCGATAAATATTTAGTGAAGTTTTCACAGCCGAAGATGAATTTTGAATGTCATCCTGGTCCGATTAATGCATCGGTGTTGTTCTTGGGCAACAATCACCGTGCTTTTGAGGTATTCAAAAATCCAACAGCGTATGATGTGCCATTAAATATTAGACGATCAGATCGAACGTTCTGGCAACATATGAAAGAAAATCCGGTTAGTGGAAGGGTAGAAGGTTTAATACATGCAGCAGGATTCAGCGGGATACTGCAAATTGGGTACAAGTATGTTGACCACGCGTTAATAACTGCGTTGGTTGAGAGATGGAGGCCAGAAACTCACACGTTTCACCTTCCTTTTGGAGAAACGACCGTGACATTACAGGATGTCAACGTGTTGTGGGGGCTACCGATAGATGGGTTGCCTATTTCTGGGGCTGACACTGGTATGTCGATGTATACTGTACGAGACAAGTGTCAAACGGTGTTGGGGTTTACCCCTGAGGAAGCTCATGTGAAGGGCAAAAGGGTTATGTCCTCCCGAGTTTTAGCACAAATAACGTCATCCAATTTTTCTGAAAATGAAGCATCAGATGAAGATTGCATTTTTCGTGCACgtcaaataatattttatttgataGGGTGCACAATCTTTCCTGATAATGCAAACAACCTgattgatgtcaaatttttagaaTTTCTGGTAGACTTGCCCGCATGTTCGGGATATAGTTGGGGCGGTGCTGTGTTAGCTCTCCTTTACAAAAACCTTTGTAATGCTACAACACCTAATGCTATAGCCATTACTGGCCCAGTTGCGCTTCTACAAGTGTGGGCTTGGGAGAGGTTTCGTTGTTTTGCTCCTGCTATTGCCCGGTTCCAGTACAATGCCCCGTTAGCTGCTCGGTAG